Within the Nissabacter sp. SGAir0207 genome, the region GTCAGCCCCAGCAAACTGGCGATGGTGCCAGCCACGCCCATCGACAGGTTTTTCACCTGCATCAGGTAGCTGGGTGCCCACAGCAGCACGATCCACCACCCGGCCAGCAGCACGAAGTAGTAGAGCGCCATCAGCATCACCGGCCAGCGGCGGAACAGCGAGGAGACCGGGATCTTCTCAGTGGGCGTCTGGCGCAGATCCGCCGGCTTGCGCTCATTTTTCACCAGCAGTGCATAGAGCAGGGCGACCACCAGCCCCATCGCCCCCGCCACATAGAACACCACGCGCCAGCCAAATACTGGCCCCAACATCGCGCCCATCCAGGTGCCGAGGAAACCGCCAATCGGGTAACCCATCCAGTAGAGCGACATCACGGTGGTGCGCTGCTTCTCGGTGGTGACGTTGGCGACCTCCAGCGACGCCGCTGGCCAGAAGATCCCCTCGCCGATGCCGGTCAGCACCCGGTAGAAGATCAGGGAGGTCAGGCTGCCCGCCAGACCGGTGAACACCGTGGCAAGGGAGAACATCACCAGCCCGAGGATCAACACGGGTTTGCCGCTCAGCTTGTCGGCGATGATGCCGGAGACGAACAGGAACAGGATAAAGCCAAAGAAAAAGGAGGAGAGCAGGATACCGGCTTCGCCCCGGCCAAGGCCGAAGTCCGCGCTGATTAGCCCTACCGCCGATGAGACGGTCATCCGGTCAACGGAGTACATCATGTATCCCAGCCCGCACAGCACGGTGACCAGGATCATTTTGCGGGTCTCTGTAGTCATAGTGTCCTCGACATTCTGGATCGCGACGAAAACAGCCGTGACGGCTCTGTCGGGTAAGTGAAGGCTCAGCCGTGCTCGAGGTGGCGGGCCTTGCAGGTCAGCAGCACCTCGTCCGGGTCCCGTTTCCACCAATTGTGTTCAGAGAAAATTTCCACCTCGTGGAAACCGCGATAGCCCTGCGCCTCCACCGCCTGACGGCAACCGCGAATGTCGATGACACCATCGCCCATCATGCCGCGATCCATCAGCAGGTCACGGGTGGGCACCAGCCAGTCGCAGATGTGGAACGCCAGAATGCGCTGGCGACCGGCACGCGCCACCTCTGGCAGGAACTGCGGGTCCCACCAGGTGTGGTAGAGATCCACCGCGATGCCCAGCCCGTCGTCGCCCAGCTCATCACACAGCGTATTGGCCTGTGCCAGAGTGTTGACGCAGGCGCGATCTGCGGCATACATCGGGTGCAGTGGCTCAATCGCCAACGGCATTCCCAGCGGCCGGGCGTACTCCAGCAGGGCGCTCAGGCCATCCCGCACCTGCTGGCGCGCCCCGGCCAGATCCTTCGAGCCGGCCGGCAGCCCGCCGACCACCAGCACCAGACAGGCGGCGTTCAGCTCCAGCGCTTCATCCACCGCCCGCCGATTATCTGCTGCTCTCTCCTGCCGATCCTGCGGCGTTGCGCCGGGGAACATCCCGCCCCGGCAGTAGCCCGTGACGGTCAGATCGTGGCTGCGCAGGCGGCGGGCGGTCTCCTGCAAGCCGAGCGCCTGCACCTGATCCCGCCAGGGCGAGATGCCACGGATGGCGTGGCGCGCGCAGCCATCAATTATTTGCTCCAGCTTCCACTGCGCGCGCAGCGTGGCGGTGTTGATGGAGAGTTTATTGGCATCCGGCTGATCCATGATCGGCTCCTTAGCGTTCCAGTGACGGGACATCGACCCAGCGGCGCTCTTTCCAGCTTTTGAGCGCCAGATCGACCAGTTGCAGGCCCTTCGCGCCCTCCAGCAGGTTCCAGCGATAGTCGCCCTCGCCCCAGACGTGGCGCAGGAACAGCTCCCACTGCACCTTAAAGGCGTTGTCGTAGGACTGGTTATCTGGCACCGCTGCCCAGTCGGCGAAGAAGTCGTGGGTCTGGCGGATGTCCGGGTTCCACACCGCCTTGGGCGTGTTGACCCCCGCTTGGGTGAAGCAGTCGGTCAGGCCAGCCACGGCCGAGCCTTTCACGCCATCCACCTGGAAAGTGACCAGATCGTCACGGCGTACCCGCACGCACCAGGAGCTATTGATCTGGACGATGGCCCCGTTGTGCAGTTCGAAGGTGGCGTAGACCGCGTCGTCGGCGGTGGCGGGGTAGGGTTGGCCCTGCTCGTCCCAGCGCTGCGGCAGGTGGGTGGCACCGATGCAGCTCAGGCTCTTGATCTCACCGAACAGGTTGTCGATCACGTAGCGCCAGTGGCAGATCATGTCGAGGATGATGCCGCCACCATCCTCTTTGCGGTAGTTCCAGGAGGGGCGCTGTGCCGGTTGGAGATCGCCCTCAAACACCCAGTAGCCGAATTCGCCACGCACCGACAGCAGATCGCCAAAGAAGCCGGACTCATTGAGCAGGCGCAGCTTCTGCAAGCCGGGCAGCCAGAGCTTGTCCTGTACTACGCCGTGGCAGACGCCCTTTTCACGGGCATAGTGGTAGAGATCGAGCGCCTCATCCAGCCCCAGCGCCACCGGTTTCTCGCTGTAGACATGCTTGCCTTTGCTGATGGCCTTTTTCAGCAGCGTCGGGCGCGCCTGGGTAGTGGCGGCATCAAAGAAGATGGTGTCGTTTGGGTTCTCCAGCGCCTGATCCACATCGGTGCCCCAGCGGGTAATGCCGTGGGCCTTGGCCAGCGCCTCAATTTTCTCCGCGTTGCGGCCAATCAGGATCGGATCTGGCATTAAGCGATCGCCGTTTGCCAGCGCAACGCCGCCTTGCTCACGGATTTTGACAATCGAACGGATCAGGTGCTGGTTTTTTCCCATGCGTCCGGTGACGCCATGCATAATGATTCCGACAGGGATTTGCGCCATGTAGTGACCTCGGGCTACGGAGTGAAGGGGAGCAGGCTGGTTTTCATCGTCCAGCCGGTTTTCAACCATCTGGTTGATAACATCATCCTAGACCAAATATTTCATCGCAGGGTTGATCCCTTTCACATAACCAACCAGTTAGTTGATTTTTTTCAGGAGCGTTGAGTTGGCGGGCTTAGGCACTATAATGCTTAGCACTTTCAGCGGAGAAACAAGGAGGCAGCGTGGCGAGCAGGGTTGCGAAGGACAAGGGCGAAGCGGCTGACCGCCAGAGCCGGATACTGGATGCCGCGCGGGCGGAGTTTGCCGAGAAAGGCTTTGACGGCGCGCGCGTTGACAGCATCGCGGAGCGCGCACGCGCGAACAAACAGCTCATCTACTACTACTTCACCAATAAAGACGTGCTCTTTACGCGGGTGCTGGAGGAGGCCTACCGGGACATCCGCCAGCAGGAGGCCGCGCTGGGGCTGGACGCACTGCCGGCCAACGAGGCAATTTTGCAACTGGTGGAGTTTACCTGGAACTACTACCTGAAGAACCCGGCCTTTATCCGCCTGCTCAACAGCGAGAACCAGCTCAAGGCGCGCCACCTGAAAACCTCGGACGCCGCGGTGGTGGACATCAACCGTAGCTGGATCAGCATCACCCAGGGGCTGCTCGACCGGGGTCGCCAGGAGGGCAACGTCCGGCCGGATATCAACGCCATGCAGCTCAATATCAACATCTCGGCGCTGGGCTTTTTCTACCTGATCAACCTCTCGACGCTCTCTATCGTCTACCAGCGCGATCTGGGCGAACCGGCGGCACTGGCAGAACGGCTGGCGGTGATGAAAGAGTGCATCGCTGCGTGGATCAGGCCGGTGGGAGAAATTCCTCAACATTGATCATCATGTTTATCGCAATCACCCTGTAAAACATTTGTTAAATCTTGGCCGTGCTGGCAAAATTTTGCTTTTCGGAGAAGCAACATGAGCATCACGGACTCCCTGCTGGCCTATACCTTTGCCGTTACCCTGCTGACTCTCACGCCGGGGTTGGATACGGCGCTGATCCTCAGAACGGCCACCGCCGAGGGCGGCAAGCGGGCATTTCAGGCGGCGATGGGGATCAATACCGGCTGTTTTATCTGGGGGGCGCTGGTGGCCTTCGGGCTGGGGGCGCTGATCGCCGTCTCTGAACTGGCCTATGACCTGCTGAAGTGGTGTGGGGCGGCCTATCTCTGCTGGCTTGGCCTCAACATGCTGCTGCGGCCGCGCCAAAGTCTGGCAACCGGAACGGCTGGCGCAACCGGCAGCAACGGTTTCCTGCGCGGCGTGCTAGGCAATGTGCTGAACCCAAAAATTGGCGTGTTTTACGTCTCCTTCCTGCCGCAGTTTATCCCGGCGGGCCACTCCCCGGTGCTCTGGACTTTCCTGCTGGTGGCGCTGCATGTGCTGATCGGCACCCTCTGGTCATCCACGCTGATTCTGGCGACCCACCGCCTTTCAGCGGTATTGCGTCGCCCCGGCGTGGTGGCCTGGATGGATCGATCCACCGGCGTGCTGTTTATGCTGTTTGCCGCCAAATTGGCGTTGAGCAAACGCTGAGTCAGCCGAGCGGCTGGAGCGTCTCGTGCAGGTGCCGCCAGCGCGGCTGCTCTTCTTCCAGCGCGAACACCACCGATGACCAGCGGGTGGTCGCCTCCGTACCCGGCTGCTGCTGCCGCTCGCGGTAGGTCACCACCGCGCCGCCCTCCCACTCCGCCAGCAGGGAGAGGCAATCTATCTGGATCGCCAGCCCCGGCTTCGCGCCGCGCTGGCGGCCAAAGAAGGCGCTAAGCTCGCTGAAATCCAGCAACTGCCCGCCCAGCGTCACCATCGAAAATCCCTGGCTGAAACGACCCAGCAGCGCCTGCTGCTCGCCCGCGCCCTCGCCGAGCCACTGTTCAATCGCGGTGTGCGCGTCCATCACTTCCATGAAATAGCGGTTCATCGTCTCTCCTTTGGGTGAGGCGCTAATCTACCCCGCTGGCCGGGCGCGCATAAGCCGCGCCGCGGCTGATATACTGTCAAACTGATTTTGACAATAGGCAGGGACGCGATGCTCAATTTACAACGTGCGGCGATGTTTATCGCCGTGGTGGAGGCGGGCAGTTTTACCGCCGCGGCGGCCACCCAAGGGCAGACCAAGGCGGTGCTCAGCTTTAATGTGCGCCAGCTGGAGGCGGAACTGGGGGTCGCCTTGCTGCTGCGCACCACCCGCCGCCTGGCACTGACCGATGCCGGCGAGACGTTCTATCGGCGTAGCCGGGAGTTGGTGCAGGAGGCGCAAAGCCTGCTGCATGACGTCCAGTGCAACCACCGCGGGCTGACGGGCGAGCTGCGCATCACCAGCACGCCGGAGTATGGCGTGCAACGGGTGATCCCGGCGCTGGCTGCCTTCGCGCGCCTGCATCCGGCCCTGCGCATCAGCCATGTCTCCTCCTCCCATCTGGCGGATCTGGTCTCTGAGCGCTTTGACGTCGCCATCCGGCTCGGCACGCTCACCGACTCCAGCTACCATGCGGCGCTGATTGACCACTTCGCCGTGCTACCGGTGGCCTCGCCCGGCTGGCTGGCCGATCGCCCGATCGCCTCGCTGGCGGCATTGGCGGAGGCCGAGTGGATTATCCACCGCCGCCTGCGCACGCCGCTGCACTGGCGGGTGACGACACCGGACAAACAACAGGTGGACTTTGACATCACCGGCCCGGTGCATGTCTCAGCGGACAGCGCAGAGGCGCTGATGAGCTTTGCGTT harbors:
- a CDS encoding LysE family translocator, whose product is MSITDSLLAYTFAVTLLTLTPGLDTALILRTATAEGGKRAFQAAMGINTGCFIWGALVAFGLGALIAVSELAYDLLKWCGAAYLCWLGLNMLLRPRQSLATGTAGATGSNGFLRGVLGNVLNPKIGVFYVSFLPQFIPAGHSPVLWTFLLVALHVLIGTLWSSTLILATHRLSAVLRRPGVVAWMDRSTGVLFMLFAAKLALSKR
- a CDS encoding Gfo/Idh/MocA family protein — translated: MAQIPVGIIMHGVTGRMGKNQHLIRSIVKIREQGGVALANGDRLMPDPILIGRNAEKIEALAKAHGITRWGTDVDQALENPNDTIFFDAATTQARPTLLKKAISKGKHVYSEKPVALGLDEALDLYHYAREKGVCHGVVQDKLWLPGLQKLRLLNESGFFGDLLSVRGEFGYWVFEGDLQPAQRPSWNYRKEDGGGIILDMICHWRYVIDNLFGEIKSLSCIGATHLPQRWDEQGQPYPATADDAVYATFELHNGAIVQINSSWCVRVRRDDLVTFQVDGVKGSAVAGLTDCFTQAGVNTPKAVWNPDIRQTHDFFADWAAVPDNQSYDNAFKVQWELFLRHVWGEGDYRWNLLEGAKGLQLVDLALKSWKERRWVDVPSLER
- a CDS encoding sugar phosphate isomerase/epimerase; this translates as MDQPDANKLSINTATLRAQWKLEQIIDGCARHAIRGISPWRDQVQALGLQETARRLRSHDLTVTGYCRGGMFPGATPQDRQERAADNRRAVDEALELNAACLVLVVGGLPAGSKDLAGARQQVRDGLSALLEYARPLGMPLAIEPLHPMYAADRACVNTLAQANTLCDELGDDGLGIAVDLYHTWWDPQFLPEVARAGRQRILAFHICDWLVPTRDLLMDRGMMGDGVIDIRGCRQAVEAQGYRGFHEVEIFSEHNWWKRDPDEVLLTCKARHLEHG
- a CDS encoding TetR/AcrR family transcriptional regulator encodes the protein MASRVAKDKGEAADRQSRILDAARAEFAEKGFDGARVDSIAERARANKQLIYYYFTNKDVLFTRVLEEAYRDIRQQEAALGLDALPANEAILQLVEFTWNYYLKNPAFIRLLNSENQLKARHLKTSDAAVVDINRSWISITQGLLDRGRQEGNVRPDINAMQLNINISALGFFYLINLSTLSIVYQRDLGEPAALAERLAVMKECIAAWIRPVGEIPQH
- a CDS encoding LysR family transcriptional regulator, with translation MLNLQRAAMFIAVVEAGSFTAAAATQGQTKAVLSFNVRQLEAELGVALLLRTTRRLALTDAGETFYRRSRELVQEAQSLLHDVQCNHRGLTGELRITSTPEYGVQRVIPALAAFARLHPALRISHVSSSHLADLVSERFDVAIRLGTLTDSSYHAALIDHFAVLPVASPGWLADRPIASLAALAEAEWIIHRRLRTPLHWRVTTPDKQQVDFDITGPVHVSADSAEALMSFALAGSGVALLPAWLVAAPLAAGTLCEVLPGFAFPQQGIYALYPNTRHVPEKVRAFIDFLRTHQK
- a CDS encoding MFS transporter yields the protein MTTETRKMILVTVLCGLGYMMYSVDRMTVSSAVGLISADFGLGRGEAGILLSSFFFGFILFLFVSGIIADKLSGKPVLILGLVMFSLATVFTGLAGSLTSLIFYRVLTGIGEGIFWPAASLEVANVTTEKQRTTVMSLYWMGYPIGGFLGTWMGAMLGPVFGWRVVFYVAGAMGLVVALLYALLVKNERKPADLRQTPTEKIPVSSLFRRWPVMLMALYYFVLLAGWWIVLLWAPSYLMQVKNLSMGVAGTIASLLGLTGALGGFLLGRYCDKGDFARRRAILMGITLVSGAVMAAMTLPLSTPLIIVLVLILGFLGYPITPLVLSFTAELVPPALRGSAIGLVMNMGMAAGGISPIVAGYFAQHYTLHPVWLVAAAVILLSSLILLGVKKAPAPQADPAGQPLPPAGQMLKP
- a CDS encoding DUF4440 domain-containing protein — translated: MNRYFMEVMDAHTAIEQWLGEGAGEQQALLGRFSQGFSMVTLGGQLLDFSELSAFFGRQRGAKPGLAIQIDCLSLLAEWEGGAVVTYRERQQQPGTEATTRWSSVVFALEEEQPRWRHLHETLQPLG